DNA sequence from the Scophthalmus maximus strain ysfricsl-2021 chromosome 1, ASM2237912v1, whole genome shotgun sequence genome:
CTCAGATCACATGCGTGAGGCATTCGCCACAGCATTCTCCAGGATAAAGACGGAGCCTTCAGTTCCCcatggtcagcaacaatccCAGGACACTAATTCAAGGCATACCTTAGACTACGAAAACAGACGACACAATGATCTGACAACAGCTATAATCAACTTCATCTGTGAGGGCCTGTACCCTGTATCTCTAGTTGAAGAGCGTACCTTTAAGAGCTTAATGAGTACTGTCGATCCCGGGTATTCTCCACCCAGTAAAAGTGACCTGGCAGCTAAAATGGTTTCCCAGACATATTGCCAGATCAGGGACAAGGTCTTCAGTGAGCTTGCTGAAGTTGTGAACTGTGGAGTAACTACAGACCTGTGGCAAAGTCAAACCCAGAACAGAACATACATTTCACTCTCTATGCATTCTGTTAATTACAATAGTACATCGGGTTTCTCCATGACCAACAAGTGCCTCAAAACATTTGAAGTACTAGATGACAACACGGCCGAGAATATCACCAGAGCGATGTATGAAGCCTTTGTTGAATGGGGGATAACTCATAAAGTCAGTGGTGCCACCACAAATGGTTCAGTAGATATTATCAAAGCATGCTCGCTGCTGGACCTTTCAGTGGAAATGCCTTGCCTTGGACACACAATCAACCGCGCAATGGATGAAGCCTTCCAGCTTCCTCGGGTTAACAGCTTTTTGGGATGTTGCCGAAAACTTGTTGATCATTTCAGAGAACCCGCAATGTAtctgctgagagaaaaacagaagcagcatgGCCTCACCCAGTGTCAACTCCTGACGGACAGGGGTAGGTCGTGGTTGGCCACATTAGTGATGTTACAAAGACTGAAAGAGCAACGGGTTGCTTTAACTTCAACACTTGCAGAGAGTTCCAGCAGCCATCATTTTAACTTTGGTGGAGCAGACTGGATTTTATTGGAGAGCTTGATTGAAGTCCTCCAGCCTTTTAAAGTTGTAGCTGATATGTTCACTTCTTGCAGGTACCCAACCATTAGCATGGTGAGGCCTGTACTTCATATGCTGTTGAATACCACCCTCAAAATCAAAGAAGGGGATCTCAAAGAGACCAGCATGACCAAAGAGGTCATCTTTAAGGTCCTGTCCAGCACCTATTCACAGAATTCGCAAATTTCACAAGAGATCTCAATGTTCCTCAACATTGCCACGTTCCTGGATCCCCGGTACAAGAAGTTACCTTTCCTTTCAACTCAGGAACGGTCAAAAGTTGAGAGTAACTTAATTGAGGATGCAAAGGCAATCCTTGAAAAGCAGATTTCAGAGCGAGCATGTCTCGATGATTTATCCTTGTTGTCTGATGAGCCGCCTAGCAAAAAATGGGCACCTCCAGGAGAATCGTCAGCCAGCAGTTCGACCCAAGTCAACCCTTTGGCTGCCATATTTTGCCAGTCTGAAACCGACCATGGCCAGGAGGAGCTACATGCTCAGGTGGTAGAGGAGCTTAGCAACTATAAGTCACAGAGAGTTCTAGGTCTGAATGAAGACCCATTAATGTGGTGGACGGATCATGCAGCCTTGTTCCCCACCCTCCCCAAGGTGCTGCAGAAGTACTGGTGTGTTCCTGCCACTAGTGTACCTTGTCACAGGCTGTTCACTTCATCTGGGGCTTTTCTTTGTGGGAAGAGGAACCGGATAGCCCCGGCTCTAGTGGATCAGCAGGTCTTTTTGTATGAGAACTTGCGGCCCTACTATGCAGCCGAGCCCTGTGAGGAGGATTTGAACAATAGCTGGGAAGAACACTAGTCTGGGCCATCCTCTGGAGTCAATGTgggtttaaaatgcaaaaaggaCTGGGAATTTTGACAGCTTTGTGTGATCTACATGCATGACCTGCTGAAGCATTACATTACAAATTGCACCTTTAAATAATCTTTGTCttagttttgtgtcttttaatcTTTAGTCTTTTCAAGTGTTTTGATCTAATGAAATAAGTTTGACCTATGTTGCCTCACCCTGCCTTGTAAGAGTAGTGCAATATTTTAGGCGGaatgctttctctctttctgtgaaTGAGATGCAAATATTGTTTCAATTGCATCTCAGAGACAGCGCTCAACCAAGGACATGTAGCCTGTCCAAATTTCAAAATGATGCCTACTAACACCTTTAAAGCTCCCAGGGAGCCTCATTTGTTGAAATTGCATATAAACAGATAGAAAGAAACCAACTGTGGAGCTGTGTTTGTTTAAGAAATAGTAAAACTAAAACTATACATATCGTTCTCTGAAAGCAGATCGGCTACAGGCTCAAACTAAATATGTTAACAATTACTGAACGATTGCCATTAAATCTTTTTACCCAAGTTCAGCTGTGTGGACTTAATGTGTGCGGATGCTCTGACACAAGAATGGTCctctgatcattttttaaattcggGCTCAGGAACCTACAAGAAGGAAAAGAgtgtgataaataaattaaatcataaatGTTCTTTGCTATTGAAATATCCTagccctgttgtttttttcaaatctgtaTAGAAAATGTATTCCACTGTAATCAAATTGACGAATAAGCCACAATATGTTCATGTTGGATCAAACTAATCTAAAAGAATATTTATACTCTTGTTGTCACTATCTACCCTTACCTGCTACAAACATCCACCTGCTAtgctgtcattgtttttcttttcttttttttcctccattacTGCTTaacagaaaaagtgaaaagccTTGTCCTGCAGAACACTGGCACATATGAATGTTGTAAAATGACTTTGTGGAAGTAAAGATACTGTTTCAACATTTGCTTGACTGGttaatgggtttttttagtttctttttgcaatataaataaattactaCTAACTTTATTATTGTCCATTTTTATTAACAGATTAAACATTCCTGTCCTTCCACATAGTCCACGTTTCTGTTTGAGCCCATGTGGATCAGTGGAGAAAGCTCATACTTGATTGTGGACTATGTGGGAACTGCCCAGTAGTTTGTTGAAATGCTGTGTGGCAGCGTGTGATCTGCTCCGTCCTGTCCTTCCTGCACTCTCAGTACTGGATCAGTAAGACCCTGGTGACGCTGGCTTTGGTGCGATAACGTGTAACCCCGCCAGCTATTTACAATAACACAATCAAATCACGTTGATACTGATTTgagccctctctcctccacagtcttACCCACGCAAAATGGAAGGGTGGCCATTGTGACGGGGGGTACCAGAGGAATGGGTTTAGAGACGGCGAGACGCCTGGCAAGCCTTGGCATGCATGTTATCATAGGTAGGCTACTGCCCCCACTCAGTACATACCCTGCTTTCTATGAAGGACAGAAAATAACATAAGTATAAGTAAGTAAGTGACAAAATTtataattaaatacataaataaattgaaaaataaatacagttaatGATGAAAAAGGCTTTCTGTATCtctatatttttgtatttctatttttttttttttttaaatgaatgaatgaattaatatatACTTATGACATTTTCTGACCTTCAAAGCTTTCTCTCATTAATACAGGTTCCTGATTGGTGGTCAGTTTAGCTTGAGCACTAATTTTCACTTCTATACATTTATGGTTTGTATCCTAATATTGGACTCATGGAGGCCATGAAGTTACAATGGAagcagcagttttgttttttattttcaaatggaTGCAAATtgtgtgcagtaaaaaaatCTGTCCGACTGAGGTAATTACCTTGTATCTCTATCCCCAATATTCATATACTGTGGGGACAATGTTCGTGCAGCTTTCTGTTCATTAGTCCAAGTGATTGAAGGTAAAGCTCAGATTGGTTATGCTATAGTTTTACCATTACGTGTACTACTGTAGACTGATGGCATGAGTCAGTGAGGGCAGTAGTACTCGGTTTGATTGGTAATCTGCTGAACATCTGCCCACCAAGTCTGTCTGATCTCCATCATCTCCAGCTGGCAACGAGAGAGAAGAAGGTACAGAAGCCGCCCGGAAGATAAATGAGGAAGGCCATGAGGGAAGAGGTAATGATCACGctgtctccacctctctctctctctctctctctctctctctctctctctctctctctctctctccctctccccacaCACATCACTCATCTTAGCCAAGG
Encoded proteins:
- the LOC118303455 gene encoding E3 SUMO-protein ligase ZBED1-like gives rise to the protein MEGKSSGPSCSGLNLVAHPRAKSKVWKYFGFDTDADGCILHWKRIYCRVCMSQIAYSGNTSNLSYHLEKNHPVQFSEFLRSNSDHMREAFATAFSRIKTEPSVPHGQQQSQDTNSRHTLDYENRRHNDLTTAIINFICEGLYPVSLVEERTFKSLMSTVDPGYSPPSKSDLAAKMVSQTYCQIRDKVFSELAEVVNCGVTTDLWQSQTQNRTYISLSMHSVNYNSTSGFSMTNKCLKTFEVLDDNTAENITRAMYEAFVEWGITHKVSGATTNGSVDIIKACSLLDLSVEMPCLGHTINRAMDEAFQLPRVNSFLGCCRKLVDHFREPAMYLLREKQKQHGLTQCQLLTDRGRSWLATLVMLQRLKEQRVALTSTLAESSSSHHFNFGGADWILLESLIEVLQPFKVVADMFTSCRYPTISMVRPVLHMLLNTTLKIKEGDLKETSMTKEVIFKVLSSTYSQNSQISQEISMFLNIATFLDPRYKKLPFLSTQERSKVESNLIEDAKAILEKQISERACLDDLSLLSDEPPSKKWAPPGESSASSSTQVNPLAAIFCQSETDHGQEELHAQVVEELSNYKSQRVLGLNEDPLMWWTDHAALFPTLPKVLQKYWCVPATSVPCHRLFTSSGAFLCGKRNRIAPALVDQQVFLYENLRPYYAAEPCEEDLNNSWEEH